The nucleotide window AACGTCATATTTATTTTGTACATAAATCAAAGCCCAACTATGAAACATCGGATGAAAGTAGTAAGTATTTGCAACTGCAAGATGCACTTTTGACATTGCGCAAGGTGAAAATTACATACACATCGCATAGCGGTGAATCAGAGCGTATTATTGAGCCATACGGATTTGTACATTACAATGAGTTCTTTTATTGTGTTGCCTACTGTAACACGAAGAAAGATACACGTATCTTTAAGCTTGCACGCATACGCGATATATGGGTGACTGGGGACTCGTATGCAATTCCTGATAACTTTGATGTGCGTAAAGAATTTCCGAAATTTGGTTTAATGAAAGAGTATTTAGATGTAAAGCTTTATATTGCCGAGCCATTTGCCACGATGGTGCAGGAGTCAGTATGGGCAGAAAACCAAGTGATTACAAAGCAAGAAGACGGCATTTTATTTGAAGCGACGATGAATGGCAAAGAGTCGGTGAAGAAGTGGATCTTAGGTATGGGTGCCAAGGTGAAAGTGCTAGAACCAGCTTCGTTGCGAAAAGAAATTATAGAAGAAGGACGAAAATTGCTAGAAATATATGAAATGTGACATATATAATGCCGCAATATCTTGTATATTGTATTTGTGCGATAAAATAATCCCAAATTTTCGTACAAAGTGTGGTGAGAAGCGAAAAAGCGTATGTCTAGAGGCATACGCTTTTTCATTTATAAAAATAAGATGAATGTCAGGAAGTTTTTGTATAAACTAGAAGAGAAAGGGGAGATTGGTGTGATAGTAGTTATTAGTCTATTTACTTTAGCCTTACTTACTATTTTAATTGTAGCAATAGCACGCACTAAGGCGTTTGGACCTATTCCGGAGAAAATGAAGCTGGAGTCTGTCAATGACTTGCAAAACCTTGTTTCGCATTTAGAAGAGAGCATACCAGCTGCGTATGCGGAGCAGGTGCGCAAGCGTGTAGAAGCCGAGCATAAGCTTCGCAAGCATGAATGGGAATGGCGATTTTATGAGCTAAAACGCTTTTTCGTATTATGTGGTATTTTAAAAGAAGCACCCATGTTCAGTATGCGTGTCGACGATGTCTGGCATGAGATGATCATGTTTACGCGCGAATATGAGCGCTTCTCAAAAGCATATGTAGGAAGGCTGCTTCACCACGCCCCGAATGTGAGCGGTGCTAGTAATCCGGATGAGCGTGGTTTTTTTGATTGGGTATATAGTGTTCTGTTTCCGTTGCATCCAGAAACACGCAAGCTGTACGGCGGCTTTTATCGTCACCCAGTTAGCCCGTCCCGTATTGCAGAATTTCAGCAGCTGCCTGCGGACGTACTGAAGGCACGCTATTTTTCAAACCATATTGCCGCACAAGAGGTCATTGATGACGTTATTTTGAAAATGAAACGGCAGGCAAAAGAAA belongs to Ectobacillus sp. JY-23 and includes:
- a CDS encoding YafY family protein, whose translation is MSKLSNALRMIELLHARKKMKISELAAELEVKERMIRNYRDELALAGIFVESDKGRDGGYYISNTSFFPVRNMSHKELEALVFSATQLTEKASVYAKYAESALDKLKAVQKLERDKERHIYFVHKSKPNYETSDESSKYLQLQDALLTLRKVKITYTSHSGESERIIEPYGFVHYNEFFYCVAYCNTKKDTRIFKLARIRDIWVTGDSYAIPDNFDVRKEFPKFGLMKEYLDVKLYIAEPFATMVQESVWAENQVITKQEDGILFEATMNGKESVKKWILGMGAKVKVLEPASLRKEIIEEGRKLLEIYEM